A section of the Camelus ferus isolate YT-003-E chromosome 33, BCGSAC_Cfer_1.0, whole genome shotgun sequence genome encodes:
- the LOC102517898 gene encoding putative olfactory receptor 10D4, whose translation MRNHTPVTEFVLTGIPHTNGLENVLFVLFLAFYLLSLLGNLLILLAVLTSATLHTPMYFFLGNLSVFDIFFPSVSSPKMMLYLMGQSRTISFQGCASQLFFYHFLGCTECFLYTAMAYDRFAAICHPLRYTVIMNYRVCAILTLGTWMGSCVHASALTFLIFKLPYCGPNEVDSFFCDIPVVLPLACADTSLAQTVSFTNLGVVALVCFLLILTSYARIVVAVLKISSSQGRRKAFSVCSAHLASVLLFYGPVVLIYLWPASSPRLGSVVPVLNSIVTPSLNPLIYSLRNKDVKVALRKALIQGVHACGV comes from the coding sequence ATGAGGAATCACACTCCAGTAACTGAGTTCGTCCTTACAGGAATCCCTCACACAAACGGGCTGGAAAATGTgctctttgtcttgtttcttgcCTTCTACTTGCTCAGTCTCCTGGGGAACCTGCTCATTCTTCTGGCCGTCCTCACTTCCgccaccctccacacccccatgtacttcttcctgggAAACCTGTCAGTGTTTGACATATTTTTCCCTTCAGTGAGTTCCCCCAAGATGATGCTCTACCTAATGGGGCAAAGCAGGACCATCTCCTTCCAGGGCTGTGCCTCCCAGCTCTTCTTTTACCACTTCCTGGGTTGCACTGAGTGTTTCCTCTACACCGCGATGGCCTACGACCGCTTTGCTGCCATCTGTCACCCCCTGCGGTACACAGTCATCATGAACTACAGGGTGTGCGCCATCCTGACTCTAGGCACCTGGATGGGGAGCTGTGTGCATGCATCtgccctcactttcctcatctttaagTTGCCCTACTGCGGCCCCAACGAGGTGGACAGTTTCTTCTGTGATATCCCGGTGGTGCTGCCCCTGGCCTGTGCAGACACCTCTCTAGCGCAGACGGTGAGCTTCACCAACTTAGGTGTCGTGGCCCTCGTGTGTTTCCTCCTTATCCTCACTTCCTACGCTCGCATTGTGGTTGCTGTACTGAAAATCAGCTCCTCACAGGGCAGGCGCAAAGCcttctcagtctgcagcgccCACCTGGCTTCTGTCCTGCTCTTCTACGGGCCGGTGGTCCTCATTTATCTCTGGCCCGCCTCCAGCCCGAGGCTGGGCTCTGTGGTTCCAGTGTTGAACAGTATTGTCACCCCTTCCCTGAATCCTTTGATCTACAGCTTGAGAAACAAGGACGTGAAGGTGGCTCTGAGAAAAGCCCTAATCCAAGGGGTACATGCCTGTGGGGTGTAa